The Streptomyces sp. NBC_00344 genome includes a window with the following:
- a CDS encoding PucR family transcriptional regulator → MKGDYQELVDEISALLGAPATLENRDFGLIAFGAHDSDDDTAMDPVRTRSILTRRSTPAVRAWFEEFGITRATGPVRIPATPDAGVNRGRICLPVRHRGTVYGYVWLLDTDPGPSERQLASAMEVTARIGDLLSEEAEAGAGLAREFRAALTAERGWRRDMSLTALRTALGPSADGLHALVCVTPWPDDDPPARPVPATAALCTVPGSTTDDNAVDRGPGPSPGAVDTGAHPLAALIRLRSAHALDPALTAASRLRDMAGGRATAGIASPRRGLAELPASWHEASAAARAAAAQPRLGPVAEWSAIGPYRMLTALPRSVAHDSVVQDLLAATHTELARTAEVFLDCAGQAGRTAASLGIHRQTLYYRLSRIEQLTGLDLDEGEDRLLLHMALKGTRL, encoded by the coding sequence GTGAAGGGTGATTATCAGGAACTGGTCGATGAAATCTCGGCGCTGCTGGGCGCCCCCGCAACCCTGGAGAACCGGGATTTCGGGCTGATCGCCTTCGGCGCGCACGACAGCGACGACGACACGGCGATGGACCCTGTGCGCACCCGGTCGATCCTCACGAGACGCTCCACCCCGGCTGTCCGCGCCTGGTTCGAGGAATTCGGCATCACCCGGGCGACCGGGCCCGTCCGGATTCCCGCGACCCCCGACGCGGGGGTGAACCGCGGCAGGATCTGCCTGCCGGTACGCCACCGGGGCACCGTGTACGGCTATGTCTGGCTCCTCGACACCGACCCGGGCCCCAGCGAACGCCAACTCGCCTCGGCCATGGAGGTGACCGCACGCATCGGCGACCTGCTCTCCGAGGAGGCCGAGGCGGGAGCGGGGCTGGCCCGTGAATTCCGCGCGGCCCTCACCGCCGAACGGGGCTGGCGGCGCGATATGAGCCTGACCGCACTGCGTACGGCGCTGGGCCCGAGTGCGGACGGTCTGCACGCTCTGGTGTGCGTGACACCTTGGCCGGACGACGACCCGCCGGCCCGCCCGGTGCCCGCCACCGCGGCTCTGTGCACCGTGCCCGGCAGCACGACCGACGACAACGCGGTGGATCGCGGTCCGGGGCCCTCGCCCGGCGCGGTTGACACCGGGGCGCACCCGCTGGCCGCGCTGATCCGGCTGCGTTCGGCGCACGCCCTCGACCCCGCGCTCACCGCGGCGTCCCGGCTCCGGGACATGGCAGGCGGGCGAGCGACGGCGGGGATCGCGAGCCCCCGGCGCGGACTGGCCGAGCTGCCCGCCTCCTGGCACGAGGCATCCGCGGCAGCCCGAGCCGCGGCAGCCCAGCCCCGGCTCGGCCCGGTCGCCGAATGGTCGGCGATCGGCCCGTACCGGATGCTCACCGCACTGCCCCGGTCCGTGGCGCACGACTCGGTGGTGCAGGACCTCCTGGCCGCCACCCACACCGAACTGGCCCGCACCGCAGAGGTGTTCCTGGACTGCGCGGGCCAGGCGGGCCGTACGGCGGCCAGCCTGGGCATCCACCGCCAGACGCTGTACTACCGGCTCTCCCGCATCGAGCAGCTGACCGGGCTGGACCTGGACGAGGGCGAGGACCGGCTGCTGCTGCACATGGCGCTGAAGGGGACGCGGCTGTAG
- a CDS encoding glycoside hydrolase family 97 catalytic domain-containing protein, with product MRRRSLHGGLTALTAAAVSAVLTWGTAPAAHADNVVGRTSAQLSDAVVHPGAGRSASGSGSGATSWSVRRGGPTAVLSLDPADGSLTFSALQNGRTVLEPAPVGVVTAQADLTSGLRLLHRENRPVDETYTTTVGKQRRRSVHMDESRFAFAGKNGARMDVVVRAADDGVAYRYVLPGRNGVTITRESSAFQPPASSPAWLSAYSASHEQPYDAVTAASAAGGEYGYPALFEAGDQYVVLAESDLDGRYSGSRLVHEQGTGRYQVTLADQEVRSDGPLATPWRTAVIGDPATVTESTLVDDLAPPSRIRDTSWIKPGKVAWSWLAGFNEAQRSLETQEKFVDYAAAHGWQYALVDDGWKTTDWMPQLMDYARQRGVGILLWMAWTDLDTPAKRDAQLTKVKNWGAAGLKIDFMDSDSRERFQWYDEILKATAERRLLVDFHGSTIPNGIQRTWPQVMSMEAVHGAEQGDVQADDIATLPFTRNVVGSMDFTPMGFQFGQRNTSDAAELALSVVFESGLQNFAGSIDEYRKRPELARFLEQVPTVWDESRLLEGSAPGSSAGFARRSGARWFLGETAAGAAHVHRAPLDFLGGGTWRVDVVRDGANGLVRESHLLTRHDTLAVPGVQNGGFAAIACRAEPGRSSCDEPVRHVPSGTLTVDPRQTAADPGSEVKLDGRFTLDEFGPVRDVTLSADAPDGWDVEGDSATAAELPAGRPLTADWTITVPGQPVYGWTEIPVSVSYRDPAASARAPKLHVERSVRVFVSPPGIDYVSDLPFVAESNGWGPVERDTSNGESAKGDGGPLRIGERTYDKGLGVHAPSEVTFDLDGTYDRFSADAGIDEEKADKGSVVFEVIGDGRLLGRSAVLGPDDAAHAFDIDVTGVRQLTLRVTDGGDGNDSDHADWGDAYLHIAPGPAQH from the coding sequence ATGAGACGGCGATCCCTGCACGGCGGCCTGACCGCGCTGACCGCAGCGGCGGTCAGCGCGGTACTGACATGGGGCACGGCCCCAGCGGCGCACGCTGACAACGTTGTCGGTCGGACTTCGGCGCAGTTGTCCGATGCGGTCGTCCACCCGGGCGCCGGCCGGTCCGCATCCGGGTCCGGGTCCGGGGCCACCTCATGGTCCGTGCGCCGGGGCGGGCCCACCGCCGTCCTCTCGCTCGACCCGGCCGACGGCTCACTCACCTTCTCGGCCCTGCAGAACGGGCGGACGGTTCTGGAGCCGGCACCCGTCGGGGTCGTCACCGCGCAGGCGGACCTGACCTCGGGCCTGCGACTGCTCCACAGGGAGAACCGGCCGGTCGACGAGACCTACACAACGACAGTGGGCAAGCAGCGCCGGCGGTCGGTACACATGGACGAGTCGCGCTTCGCCTTCGCCGGGAAGAACGGCGCCCGGATGGATGTCGTGGTCCGGGCCGCCGATGACGGGGTCGCCTACCGTTACGTCCTGCCCGGCAGGAACGGCGTGACCATCACGCGCGAGTCCTCCGCCTTCCAGCCCCCCGCCTCGTCCCCGGCCTGGCTCAGCGCCTACTCGGCCAGCCACGAACAGCCCTACGACGCGGTCACCGCGGCGTCGGCGGCGGGTGGCGAGTACGGCTATCCAGCTCTCTTCGAGGCCGGCGACCAGTACGTCGTGCTGGCCGAATCGGATCTCGACGGCCGGTACTCCGGCAGCCGGCTGGTGCACGAGCAGGGCACGGGCCGCTATCAGGTGACACTGGCCGACCAGGAGGTCCGGTCGGACGGACCGCTCGCCACTCCGTGGCGCACCGCCGTCATCGGCGATCCGGCGACCGTCACCGAATCGACCCTTGTCGACGACCTCGCCCCGCCGTCCCGTATCCGCGACACCTCCTGGATCAAACCCGGAAAGGTCGCCTGGTCGTGGCTCGCCGGCTTCAACGAGGCCCAGCGCAGTCTGGAGACCCAGGAGAAGTTCGTGGACTACGCCGCCGCGCACGGGTGGCAGTACGCCCTCGTGGACGACGGCTGGAAGACCACGGACTGGATGCCGCAGCTCATGGACTACGCGAGACAGCGCGGAGTGGGGATCCTGCTCTGGATGGCCTGGACGGACCTCGACACCCCTGCCAAGCGTGACGCGCAGCTGACGAAGGTCAAGAACTGGGGTGCCGCAGGACTCAAGATCGACTTCATGGACTCCGACTCCCGCGAGCGGTTCCAGTGGTACGACGAGATCCTCAAGGCCACCGCCGAACGCAGGCTTCTTGTCGACTTCCACGGCTCGACCATCCCGAACGGCATCCAGCGCACCTGGCCTCAGGTGATGTCGATGGAGGCCGTGCACGGAGCCGAGCAGGGCGATGTCCAGGCCGACGACATCGCGACCCTTCCGTTCACCCGTAACGTCGTGGGGTCGATGGACTTCACCCCGATGGGTTTCCAGTTCGGACAGCGCAACACCTCCGACGCCGCCGAACTGGCTCTGTCCGTCGTCTTCGAATCGGGGCTGCAGAACTTCGCGGGCAGCATCGACGAGTACCGCAAGCGACCCGAACTGGCCCGCTTCCTGGAACAAGTACCGACGGTATGGGACGAGAGCAGGCTGCTGGAGGGCAGCGCCCCCGGCAGCAGCGCGGGCTTCGCGCGGCGCAGCGGAGCCCGGTGGTTCCTCGGTGAGACGGCCGCGGGTGCTGCCCACGTCCATCGAGCCCCCCTGGACTTCCTCGGCGGCGGGACATGGCGGGTCGACGTGGTCCGCGACGGTGCGAACGGCCTCGTCCGCGAGAGCCACTTGCTCACACGCCATGACACCTTGGCTGTCCCTGGGGTGCAGAACGGTGGGTTCGCCGCGATCGCCTGTCGTGCCGAGCCCGGTCGCAGCAGCTGTGACGAGCCCGTGCGGCACGTCCCTTCCGGCACGCTGACCGTGGATCCGCGGCAGACCGCGGCGGATCCGGGGTCCGAGGTGAAGCTCGACGGGCGTTTCACACTCGACGAGTTCGGCCCGGTCCGCGATGTCACGCTCAGCGCCGACGCGCCGGACGGCTGGGACGTCGAAGGGGACAGCGCGACCGCAGCCGAACTCCCCGCGGGCCGGCCACTGACCGCCGACTGGACGATCACCGTACCCGGACAGCCGGTCTACGGCTGGACCGAGATCCCCGTCAGCGTCAGCTACCGGGATCCGGCCGCGAGCGCCCGGGCTCCGAAACTCCACGTCGAGAGGTCGGTCCGGGTCTTCGTGTCACCTCCCGGCATCGACTACGTCAGCGACCTTCCCTTCGTCGCCGAGAGCAACGGCTGGGGCCCGGTCGAACGGGACACCTCCAACGGCGAGTCGGCCAAGGGCGACGGCGGCCCCCTGCGCATCGGCGAGCGGACCTACGACAAGGGGCTCGGTGTGCATGCGCCCTCCGAGGTGACCTTCGACCTCGATGGCACCTATGACCGCTTCAGCGCCGACGCCGGCATCGACGAGGAGAAGGCGGACAAGGGCTCGGTCGTCTTCGAAGTCATCGGTGACGGGCGGCTGCTGGGCCGGAGCGCCGTGCTGGGGCCGGACGACGCCGCCCACGCCTTCGATATCGATGTGACGGGTGTGCGGCAGCTGACCCTGCGCGTCACCGACGGCGGCGACGGCAACGACTCGGACCACGCGGACTGGGGTGACGCATACCTGCACATCGCCCCCGGCCCCGCCCAGCACTGA
- a CDS encoding TetR/AcrR family transcriptional regulator, with product MGHREDLLEGAKRCLLEKGYARTTARDIVAASGTNLASIGYHYGSKEALLNQAFLKVTEEWGDTVSTPSGDDPSESTDPFERFEAAWGKVIGSYETSRSLWKLQLEVMSRIDEDPELRRAIAGPQQEGRQGLAENFQGLDPESDPERVRTAGLVYQALVAGVMMQWLVDPETAPSAKDLTDGLRVIVENEKP from the coding sequence ATGGGACATCGTGAGGATCTGCTCGAAGGCGCCAAGCGCTGCCTGCTGGAAAAGGGGTACGCACGGACGACGGCCCGCGACATCGTCGCCGCATCCGGCACCAACCTGGCCTCCATCGGTTACCACTACGGCTCCAAGGAGGCCCTGCTCAACCAGGCCTTCCTGAAGGTGACCGAGGAGTGGGGCGACACGGTCAGCACGCCCTCGGGCGATGACCCGTCGGAGAGCACCGATCCGTTCGAGCGCTTCGAGGCCGCGTGGGGGAAAGTCATCGGTTCGTACGAGACGAGCCGATCGCTCTGGAAGCTTCAGCTCGAGGTCATGTCACGGATCGATGAGGACCCGGAGCTGCGCAGGGCCATCGCGGGGCCCCAGCAGGAAGGCCGCCAGGGTCTCGCGGAGAACTTCCAGGGACTCGACCCGGAGAGCGATCCGGAGAGGGTCCGCACGGCCGGGCTCGTCTACCAGGCGCTGGTGGCGGGGGTGATGATGCAGTGGCTGGTCGATCCCGAGACCGCGCCGTCGGCCAAGGACCTCACCGATGGGCTGCGAGTGATCGTGGAGAACGAGAAACCCTGA
- the serA gene encoding phosphoglycerate dehydrogenase: MSSKPVVLIAEELSPATVDALGPDFEVRHCNGADRAELLPAIADVDAILVRSATKVDAEAVAAAKKLKIVARAGVGLDNVDVSAATKAGVMVVNAPTSNIITAAELACGLLIATARNIPQANTALKNGEWKRSKYTGVELSEKTLGVVGLGRIGVLVAQRMSAFGMKIVAYDPYVQPARAAQMGVKLLTLDELLEVSDFITVHLPKTPETLGLIGDEALHKVQPHVRIVNAARGGIVDEEALASALKEGRVAGAGLDVYSKEPCTDSPLFQFDQVVCTPHLGASTDEAQEKAGIAVAKSVRLALAGELVPDAVNVQGGVIAEDVRPGLPLAEKLGRIFTALAGEVAVRLDVEVYGEITQHDVKVLELSALKGVFEDVVDDTVSYVNAPLFAQERGVEVRLTTSSESPDHRNVVTVRGTLSGGEEVSVSGTLAGPKNLQKIVAVGGYDVDVALSDHMIVLRYADRPGVVGAVGKILGEAGLNIAGMQVSRAAVGGEALVVLTVDDTVPPAVLAEISDEIGAVSARSVDLTD; this comes from the coding sequence GTGAGCTCGAAACCTGTCGTACTCATCGCTGAAGAGCTGTCGCCCGCCACCGTGGACGCACTGGGCCCGGACTTCGAGGTCCGGCACTGCAACGGCGCGGACCGTGCCGAGCTGCTGCCCGCCATCGCCGACGTGGACGCGATCCTGGTGCGCTCGGCGACCAAGGTCGACGCCGAGGCCGTAGCGGCGGCCAAGAAGCTGAAGATCGTCGCTCGTGCCGGTGTCGGCCTGGACAACGTCGACGTCTCCGCCGCCACCAAGGCCGGCGTCATGGTCGTGAACGCTCCGACCTCCAACATCATCACCGCTGCCGAGCTCGCCTGCGGCCTGCTGATCGCCACCGCGCGCAACATCCCGCAGGCCAACACCGCCCTCAAGAACGGCGAGTGGAAGCGTTCCAAGTACACCGGTGTCGAGCTGAGCGAGAAGACCCTCGGTGTCGTCGGCCTCGGCCGCATCGGTGTCCTGGTCGCCCAGCGCATGTCGGCCTTCGGCATGAAGATCGTCGCGTACGACCCCTATGTACAGCCCGCGCGCGCCGCCCAGATGGGGGTGAAGCTGCTGACCCTCGATGAGCTGCTCGAGGTCTCCGACTTCATCACCGTGCACCTTCCCAAGACCCCCGAGACGCTGGGTCTGATCGGCGACGAGGCGCTGCACAAGGTGCAGCCGCACGTCCGGATCGTCAACGCCGCCCGCGGCGGGATCGTCGACGAGGAGGCGCTCGCCTCCGCCCTCAAGGAGGGCCGGGTCGCCGGAGCGGGACTGGACGTGTACTCGAAGGAGCCCTGCACGGACTCGCCGCTCTTCCAGTTCGACCAGGTCGTCTGCACCCCGCACCTCGGTGCGTCGACGGACGAGGCGCAGGAGAAGGCCGGTATCGCGGTCGCCAAGTCCGTGCGTCTGGCGCTCGCCGGTGAGCTGGTGCCGGATGCGGTCAACGTCCAGGGCGGGGTCATCGCCGAGGACGTGCGCCCGGGACTGCCGCTCGCCGAGAAGCTCGGCCGGATCTTCACCGCGCTCGCGGGCGAGGTCGCCGTCCGCCTGGATGTCGAGGTGTACGGCGAGATCACCCAGCACGACGTCAAGGTGCTCGAACTCTCCGCCCTCAAGGGGGTGTTCGAGGATGTCGTCGACGACACCGTCTCGTACGTCAACGCCCCGCTGTTCGCGCAGGAGCGCGGCGTCGAGGTCCGGCTGACCACCAGCTCGGAGTCCCCGGACCACCGCAATGTCGTCACTGTGCGCGGCACCCTCTCGGGCGGTGAGGAGGTTTCGGTCTCCGGCACGCTTGCCGGTCCCAAGAACCTCCAGAAGATCGTCGCGGTCGGCGGGTACGACGTGGACGTGGCACTCTCCGACCACATGATCGTGCTCCGCTACGCGGACCGTCCCGGCGTGGTCGGTGCGGTCGGCAAGATCCTCGGCGAAGCCGGTCTCAACATCGCGGGCATGCAGGTGTCGCGCGCCGCTGTCGGCGGCGAGGCGCTGGTCGTACTCACCGTCGACGACACCGTGCCGCCGGCCGTGCTCGCCGAGATCTCCGACGAGATCGGTGCGGTATCGGCCCGTTCGGTCGATCTGACCGACTGA
- the ilvC gene encoding ketol-acid reductoisomerase: MAELFYDDDADLSIIQGRKVAVIGYGSQGHAHALSLRDSGVDVRVGLHEGSKSKAKAEEQGLRVVTPAQASAEADVIMILVPDPIQAQVYEESVKDNLKDGDALFFGHGLNIRFDFIKPPANVDVCMVAPKGPGHLVRRQYEEGRGVPCIVAVEQDPSGKGLELALSYAKGIGGTRAGVIKTTFTEETETDLFGEQAVLCGGTAALVKAGFETLTEAGYQPEIAYFECLHELKLIVDLMYEGGLEKMRWSISETAEWGDYVSGPRIITDQTKAEMKKILGEIQDGTFAKNWMDEYHGGLKKYNEYKTADENHLLETTGKELRKLMSWVANDDA, encoded by the coding sequence GTGGCCGAGCTTTTCTACGACGACGATGCCGACCTGTCGATCATCCAGGGCCGCAAGGTCGCCGTCATCGGATACGGCAGTCAGGGCCACGCCCACGCGCTGTCGCTGCGTGACTCGGGTGTGGACGTCCGCGTCGGTCTTCACGAGGGCTCCAAGTCCAAGGCGAAGGCCGAGGAGCAGGGCCTGCGTGTGGTGACCCCCGCCCAGGCGTCCGCCGAGGCCGACGTCATCATGATCCTCGTCCCGGACCCGATCCAGGCTCAGGTCTACGAGGAGTCCGTCAAGGACAACCTCAAGGACGGCGACGCGCTGTTCTTCGGCCACGGCCTGAACATCCGCTTCGATTTCATCAAGCCGCCGGCCAACGTCGACGTCTGCATGGTCGCCCCCAAGGGCCCCGGTCACCTGGTCCGCCGCCAGTACGAGGAGGGTCGCGGTGTGCCCTGCATCGTGGCCGTCGAGCAGGACCCGTCGGGCAAGGGCCTGGAGCTGGCTCTCTCGTACGCCAAGGGCATCGGCGGCACGCGTGCCGGCGTCATCAAGACGACCTTCACGGAGGAGACCGAGACCGACCTCTTCGGTGAGCAGGCCGTTCTCTGCGGTGGCACCGCCGCGCTGGTCAAGGCGGGCTTCGAGACCCTGACCGAGGCCGGCTACCAGCCCGAGATCGCGTACTTCGAGTGCCTGCACGAGCTGAAGCTCATCGTGGACCTCATGTACGAGGGCGGCCTGGAGAAGATGCGCTGGTCGATCTCCGAGACCGCCGAGTGGGGCGACTACGTCAGCGGTCCGCGCATCATCACGGACCAGACCAAGGCCGAGATGAAGAAGATCCTCGGCGAGATCCAGGACGGCACCTTCGCCAAGAACTGGATGGACGAGTACCACGGCGGTCTGAAGAAGTACAACGAGTACAAGACGGCCGACGAGAACCACCTGCTCGAGACCACGGGCAAGGAGCTCCGCAAGCTCATGAGCTGGGTCGCCAACGACGACGCCTGA
- the ilvN gene encoding acetolactate synthase small subunit, with the protein MSTKHTLSVLVENTPGILARIAALFSRRGFNIDSLAVGVTEHPDISRITIVVSVEDLPLEQVTKQLNKLVNVLKIVELEPGAAIQRELVLVKVRADNETRSQIVEIVQLFRAKTVDVSPEAVTIEATGGSDKLDAMLKMLEQYGIKELVQSGSIAIGRGARSITDRSLRALDRSA; encoded by the coding sequence ATGTCCACCAAACACACGCTCTCCGTCCTGGTCGAGAACACGCCGGGTATCCTCGCCCGGATCGCCGCCCTGTTCTCCCGCCGCGGCTTCAACATCGACTCACTCGCCGTCGGCGTCACCGAACACCCCGACATCTCCCGCATCACCATCGTGGTGAGTGTCGAGGACCTGCCGCTCGAGCAGGTGACCAAACAGCTCAACAAGCTGGTCAACGTCCTGAAGATCGTCGAACTCGAGCCCGGCGCTGCGATCCAGCGTGAGCTCGTCCTGGTGAAGGTCCGCGCCGACAACGAGACCCGATCCCAGATCGTCGAGATCGTCCAGCTGTTCCGTGCCAAGACCGTGGACGTTTCCCCGGAGGCCGTGACCATCGAAGCCACCGGGGGCTCCGACAAGCTGGACGCGATGCTCAAGATGCTGGAGCAGTACGGCATCAAGGAGCTTGTCCAGTCCGGGTCGATCGCCATAGGGCGAGGCGCGCGTTCGATCACGGACCGCAGTCTGCGGGCCCTCGACCGCAGCGCCTGA
- a CDS encoding acetolactate synthase large subunit, whose amino-acid sequence MPMTEQATGAHHPQPRARNGGPSSATVEHVTGAQSLIRSLEEVGADTVFGIPGGAILPAYDPMMDSSRVRHILVRHEQGAGHAATGYAQATGKVGVCMATSGPGATNLVTPIADAHMDSVPLVAITGQVAAASIGTDAFQEADICGITMPITKHNFLVTKADDIPRTIAEAFHIASTGRPGPVLVDIAKDALQARTTFSWPPHQELPGYRPVTKPHAKQIREAARLITQAKRPVLYVGGGVIKAGATAELKVLAELTGAPVTTTLMALGAFPDSHRQHVGMPGMHGAVTAVTALQKSDLLIALGTRFDDRVTGKLDSFAPFAKVIHADVDPAEIGKNRQVDVPIVGDAREVIADLVQAVQAEHTAGTVGAAAQGRYAAWWKDLDRWRDTYPLGYDLPEDGSLSPQQVIERIGQAADPDSIFAAGVGQHQMWASHFIQYEQPATWLNSGGAGTMGYAVPAAMGAKAGMPDRMVWAIDGDGCFQMTNQELTTCALNNIPIKVAIINNGALGMVRQWQTLFYNQRYSNTVLHSGPGADGIAVGGKGSGGTRIPDFVKLSEAMGCVALRCERPEDLDKVIAEANAINDRPVVVDFIVHEDAMVWPMVAAGTSNDEVMAARGIRPDFGDNEDD is encoded by the coding sequence ATGCCGATGACCGAGCAGGCCACCGGGGCCCACCACCCGCAGCCGCGGGCCCGAAACGGCGGACCGTCGTCCGCAACCGTCGAGCACGTCACGGGCGCGCAGTCCCTCATCCGTTCTCTCGAGGAGGTCGGCGCCGACACGGTATTCGGTATTCCTGGTGGTGCGATCCTTCCGGCGTACGACCCGATGATGGACTCGAGCCGGGTCCGTCACATTCTGGTCCGGCATGAGCAGGGCGCGGGCCACGCGGCCACCGGCTACGCCCAGGCGACCGGCAAGGTCGGGGTCTGCATGGCCACTTCGGGGCCCGGTGCCACGAACTTGGTCACTCCGATCGCCGACGCCCACATGGACTCGGTGCCGCTGGTTGCCATCACCGGCCAGGTGGCGGCGGCCTCGATCGGCACGGACGCCTTCCAGGAGGCGGACATCTGCGGCATCACGATGCCGATCACCAAGCACAACTTCCTGGTGACCAAGGCCGATGACATCCCGCGGACCATCGCCGAGGCCTTCCACATCGCCTCGACGGGCAGGCCGGGTCCTGTGCTGGTCGACATCGCGAAGGACGCGCTCCAGGCGCGGACGACGTTCTCCTGGCCGCCGCACCAGGAACTGCCCGGATACCGGCCGGTCACCAAGCCGCACGCCAAGCAGATCCGAGAGGCCGCCCGGCTCATCACCCAGGCCAAGCGCCCGGTGCTGTACGTCGGGGGCGGTGTCATCAAGGCGGGGGCGACCGCGGAGCTCAAGGTTCTCGCGGAGCTCACGGGGGCACCGGTCACCACCACGCTGATGGCGCTCGGCGCGTTCCCGGACAGCCACCGCCAGCACGTGGGCATGCCGGGCATGCACGGGGCGGTCACCGCGGTGACCGCACTGCAGAAGTCCGATCTGCTGATCGCGCTCGGCACCCGCTTCGACGACCGGGTGACCGGCAAGCTCGACAGCTTCGCGCCGTTCGCGAAGGTCATCCACGCGGATGTCGACCCTGCTGAGATCGGCAAGAACCGCCAGGTCGACGTCCCCATCGTCGGGGACGCCCGCGAGGTCATCGCCGATCTGGTGCAGGCGGTCCAGGCCGAACACACCGCCGGCACGGTCGGCGCCGCGGCGCAGGGCCGGTACGCGGCGTGGTGGAAGGACCTCGATCGCTGGCGCGACACCTATCCGCTGGGCTACGACCTCCCCGAGGACGGCAGTCTCTCCCCCCAGCAGGTGATCGAACGCATCGGACAGGCGGCCGACCCGGATTCGATCTTCGCCGCGGGTGTCGGGCAGCACCAGATGTGGGCCTCCCACTTCATCCAGTACGAACAGCCCGCAACCTGGCTGAACTCCGGCGGCGCCGGCACGATGGGCTACGCGGTCCCGGCCGCGATGGGCGCCAAGGCCGGAATGCCCGACCGTATGGTCTGGGCGATCGACGGCGACGGCTGTTTCCAGATGACCAACCAGGAACTCACCACCTGCGCCCTGAACAACATCCCGATCAAGGTCGCGATCATCAACAACGGCGCACTCGGGATGGTCCGCCAGTGGCAGACCCTCTTCTACAACCAGCGCTACTCCAACACGGTGCTGCACTCCGGCCCCGGCGCCGACGGCATCGCGGTCGGCGGCAAGGGCAGCGGCGGCACCCGGATCCCGGACTTCGTGAAGCTGTCCGAGGCGATGGGCTGTGTCGCCCTGCGATGTGAGCGCCCGGAGGACCTGGACAAGGTCATCGCCGAGGCCAACGCGATCAATGACCGCCCGGTCGTCGTGGACTTCATCGTCCACGAGGATGCGATGGTGTGGCCGATGGTGGCCGCCGGTACCTCCAACGACGAGGTCATGGCCGCCCGCGGTATCCGTCCCGACTTCGGCGACAACGAAGACGACTGA